The following are encoded in a window of Rhodothermales bacterium genomic DNA:
- a CDS encoding ABC transporter ATP-binding protein codes for MIDIGKPMIQIDGIEKRFSKHDVLRGLNLPIERQEITAILGHNGSGKTTLIKCILGLVRPTGGRIFLDGQRLDAGWAYRERIGYMPQIARFPENLRMRELLTLLRNLRGNPVGVDDELFELFGLERDVDKPMRALSGGTRQKINAVIAFLFRPDILILDEPTASLDPIASSLLKDKIRRERDAGKTVILTSHNIGEVEALADTIAFLLDGRVHTMGRQQAIKDRTGENDLERAIAHLMQEKAA; via the coding sequence ATGATCGACATCGGAAAACCCATGATCCAGATCGATGGGATCGAAAAGCGATTCAGCAAGCACGATGTGTTGCGAGGCCTGAACCTGCCGATCGAGCGCCAGGAGATCACCGCCATCCTCGGCCATAATGGGTCGGGGAAGACGACGCTTATCAAGTGCATCCTCGGGCTCGTTCGCCCTACCGGAGGACGCATTTTCCTCGACGGACAGCGGCTCGACGCCGGCTGGGCATACCGCGAGCGGATCGGCTACATGCCTCAGATCGCTCGCTTCCCCGAGAACCTGCGCATGCGCGAACTGCTGACCCTCCTTCGGAACCTGCGTGGCAATCCCGTCGGCGTGGATGACGAGCTATTCGAGCTCTTCGGCCTCGAGCGCGATGTCGACAAGCCGATGCGCGCCCTCTCGGGCGGGACACGCCAGAAGATCAATGCCGTCATCGCCTTCCTCTTCCGGCCGGACATCCTGATTCTCGACGAGCCGACCGCCAGCCTGGACCCGATCGCCAGCAGTCTCCTCAAAGACAAGATCCGCCGCGAGCGGGACGCCGGCAAAACCGTCATCCTCACCTCCCACAATATCGGGGAGGTCGAGGCGCTGGCGGACACCATCGCGTTCCTGCTCGACGGCCGGGTGCACACCATGGGCCGGCAGCAGGCCATCAAGGACCGCACGGGCGAGAACGACCTCGAACGCGCCATCGCCCACCTGATGCAGGAGAAAGCCGCATGA
- a CDS encoding nitrous oxide reductase family maturation protein NosD: protein MKRTLFILLTLVLVGAVSAQTPVRITAPNDTLTTIAEAVRRAPAGSEVVVRAGVWHEQRITIDKPLTLVGEVGAVIDGDGQPILLITADSVAVRGLVFRNVATSFVEDQAAIKLNEASQCVIEDNRFEDTFFGIYLARTSHCAIRGNVLEGRKGTETRSGNGIHLWYSRYITITGNTVRGHRDGIYLEFVEDSEVLDNLSTGNLRYGLHFMFSNRCIYRRNALLANGAGVAVMYSKTVEMTANRFEDNWGPASYGLLLKDITDSAIRGNTFRRNTIGIYAEGSNRMAMDGNTFEGNGWALKLMANATDNTITANNFIANTFDVATNSRQSNSTFAGNYWDNYTGYDLDRDGVGDVPFRPVRLFSLLVEANEPSIILLRSLFIDLLDAAERVLPSLTPETLVDASPALRAFQ from the coding sequence ATGAAACGCACCCTCTTCATCCTGCTCACCCTGGTCCTCGTCGGCGCTGTGTCCGCACAAACGCCGGTTCGGATCACCGCGCCGAACGACACCCTGACGACGATCGCCGAGGCCGTGCGGCGCGCGCCGGCCGGCAGCGAGGTGGTCGTCCGCGCCGGCGTGTGGCATGAGCAGCGCATCACGATCGACAAACCGCTGACGCTCGTCGGCGAGGTCGGCGCCGTGATCGACGGCGACGGCCAGCCGATCCTCCTCATCACCGCCGACAGCGTGGCCGTTCGAGGCCTCGTGTTTCGCAACGTCGCCACCAGTTTTGTCGAGGATCAGGCCGCCATCAAGCTCAACGAGGCGAGCCAGTGTGTGATCGAAGACAACCGGTTCGAGGACACGTTTTTCGGGATCTATCTGGCCCGTACCAGCCACTGCGCGATCCGCGGAAACGTCCTGGAAGGCCGGAAAGGCACCGAAACCCGCTCCGGCAACGGCATCCATCTCTGGTATTCGCGCTACATCACGATCACCGGCAACACCGTGCGCGGGCACCGGGATGGGATTTATCTGGAGTTCGTGGAGGACAGTGAGGTGCTGGACAACCTCAGCACCGGCAACCTGCGCTACGGGCTGCATTTCATGTTTTCGAACCGGTGTATCTATCGCCGCAACGCCCTGCTGGCCAACGGCGCCGGCGTGGCCGTCATGTACAGCAAAACCGTTGAGATGACCGCCAACCGCTTCGAGGACAACTGGGGGCCGGCGTCGTACGGGCTGCTATTGAAAGACATCACCGACAGCGCGATCCGCGGCAATACGTTCCGGCGCAACACGATCGGGATTTACGCCGAGGGGTCGAACCGGATGGCGATGGACGGCAACACCTTTGAGGGCAACGGCTGGGCGCTGAAGCTGATGGCGAACGCGACGGACAACACCATCACCGCGAACAACTTCATCGCCAACACCTTCGATGTCGCCACCAACAGCCGACAGAGCAACAGTACGTTCGCCGGCAACTACTGGGACAACTACACGGGGTACGACCTCGACCGCGACGGCGTGGGCGACGTCCCGTTCCGCCCCGTGCGCCTCTTTTCATTGCTCGTTGAGGCCAACGAGCCCTCCATCATCCTCTTGCGGAGCCTGTTCATCGACTTGCTGGACGCTGCCGAGCGCGTGTTGCCCTCGCTGACGCCCGAGACCCTCGTCGATGCTAGCCCCGCGCTACGCGCATTCCAATGA